Proteins from a single region of Amorphus orientalis:
- the paaG gene encoding 2-(1,2-epoxy-1,2-dihydrophenyl)acetyl-CoA isomerase PaaG, translating to MAETPVLTEVREGYRLVTLNRPDKLNSFNEAMHQALADALDEARADTDCRALVLTGAGRGFCAGQDLSDRVRPEGGEAPDLGQTIETWYNPLIRKLHDLPFPVIAAVNGTAAGAGANIALNCDIVLAARSAKFIQAFAKIGLVPDSGGTWILPRLIGLARAKAICLTAEPVPAETAEAWGMIYRAVDDDALMDDATKLAAQFGKAPTEGLVRQRTLLDASLDNDLATQLDLERDTQRAAGRHPDYAEGVRAFMEKRPPAFAGRKG from the coding sequence ATGGCCGAGACTCCGGTTCTCACCGAAGTGCGCGAGGGCTACCGGCTGGTCACGCTGAACCGCCCGGACAAGCTCAATTCCTTCAACGAAGCGATGCACCAGGCGCTCGCCGACGCCCTCGACGAGGCGCGGGCCGACACCGATTGTCGCGCGCTGGTGCTCACCGGCGCCGGGCGCGGCTTCTGTGCCGGCCAGGATCTCTCCGACCGGGTGCGGCCGGAAGGGGGCGAGGCCCCGGATCTCGGCCAGACCATCGAGACCTGGTACAATCCGCTGATCCGCAAGCTGCACGACCTCCCCTTCCCGGTGATCGCGGCGGTCAACGGAACGGCTGCCGGCGCCGGCGCCAACATCGCGCTCAACTGCGACATCGTTCTCGCCGCCCGCTCCGCCAAGTTCATCCAGGCGTTCGCCAAGATCGGCCTGGTGCCGGATTCCGGCGGCACCTGGATCCTGCCGCGCCTTATCGGACTGGCCCGCGCCAAGGCGATCTGCCTCACCGCCGAGCCGGTCCCGGCCGAAACGGCCGAAGCCTGGGGCATGATCTACCGGGCGGTCGACGACGACGCCCTGATGGACGACGCGACCAAGCTCGCCGCCCAGTTCGGCAAGGCGCCGACGGAAGGCCTGGTCCGCCAGCGCACCCTTCTCGACGCCTCGCTCGACAACGACCTCGCCACCCAGCTCGACCTGGAACGCGACACCCAGCGCGCGGCCGGCCGTCACCCGGACTATGCCGAGGGCGTGCGCGCGTTCATGGAGAAGCGGCCGCCGGCCTTTGCCGGCCGCAAGGGCTGA
- the paaI gene encoding hydroxyphenylacetyl-CoA thioesterase PaaI: MNAQDIARACADAMWAEDKASRGQGMELVSVAPGKAELTMPVQDHMVNGHAICHGGFIFALADSAFAFSCNTYNQRTVAQMCSISFVKAAKLGDLLTARAEERWREGRSGIYDITVVDQTGSTIAEFRGQSRTISGTLLDEDTRPPSP; encoded by the coding sequence ATGAACGCCCAGGACATCGCCCGCGCCTGCGCCGACGCCATGTGGGCCGAGGACAAGGCCTCCCGAGGTCAGGGCATGGAGCTGGTCTCCGTCGCCCCCGGCAAGGCGGAGCTGACCATGCCGGTGCAGGACCACATGGTGAACGGCCACGCCATCTGCCACGGCGGCTTCATCTTCGCGCTTGCCGATTCCGCCTTTGCCTTCTCCTGCAACACCTACAATCAGCGCACCGTCGCCCAGATGTGCTCGATCAGCTTCGTGAAGGCAGCGAAGCTCGGTGACCTTCTCACCGCCCGCGCCGAGGAGCGCTGGCGGGAGGGCCGCTCCGGCATCTACGACATCACGGTGGTCGATCAGACCGGCAGCACGATTGCGGAATTCCGGGGCCAGTCCCGAACCATCTCGGGCACGCTGCTCGACGAGGACACCCGGCCCCCGAGCCCCTGA
- the paaK gene encoding phenylacetate--CoA ligase PaaK, whose amino-acid sequence MLDLSPTRDILDPIEVASRDEIAALQLERLKWSLSHAYENVPHYRKSFDAAGVHPDDLTSLEDLAKFPFTTKQDLRDNYPFGMFAVPREKVARVHASSGTTGKPTVVGYTKHDIEVWSEVVARSIRASGGRPGMIVHVSYGYGLFTGGLGAHYGAEKLGCTVVPISGGMTERQVQLIEDFKPDIIMVTPSYMLAILDEFRHRGIDPATTSLKVGIFGAEPWTNSVRQEIESAFDIHAVDIYGLSEVMGPGVANECVETKDGLHIWEDHFYPEVINQETGMPVADGEVGELVFTSLTKEALPIIRYRTRDLTRLLPGTARTMRRMEKVTGRSDDMLIIRGVNVFPTQVEEQLLRCSGLAPHYVIEVTREGRMDEVTVHVEAREGLADEASRAAQAAELKAHIKNNIGVSTRIVVADPGGVERSMGKAQRVIDRRPKG is encoded by the coding sequence ATGCTCGACCTGAGCCCCACCCGGGACATTCTCGATCCGATCGAAGTCGCCTCCCGCGACGAGATTGCCGCGCTTCAGCTCGAGCGCCTGAAATGGTCGCTCAGCCATGCCTATGAGAACGTGCCCCACTACCGGAAATCCTTCGATGCGGCCGGCGTCCATCCGGATGACCTGACCTCGCTCGAAGACCTCGCGAAATTCCCGTTCACGACGAAGCAGGACCTCCGCGACAATTACCCGTTCGGCATGTTCGCCGTCCCGCGGGAAAAGGTGGCGCGCGTCCACGCCTCGTCGGGCACCACTGGCAAGCCGACCGTGGTCGGCTACACCAAGCATGACATCGAGGTCTGGTCGGAAGTCGTCGCCAGGTCGATCCGGGCATCCGGCGGCCGGCCGGGCATGATCGTCCATGTCTCCTACGGCTACGGCCTGTTCACCGGCGGCCTCGGCGCCCACTACGGCGCCGAAAAGCTCGGCTGCACCGTGGTGCCGATCTCCGGCGGCATGACGGAACGGCAGGTCCAGCTGATCGAGGACTTCAAGCCCGACATCATCATGGTCACGCCCTCCTACATGCTGGCGATCCTGGACGAGTTCCGCCATCGCGGCATCGATCCGGCGACGACCTCGCTGAAGGTCGGCATCTTCGGCGCCGAACCCTGGACCAACTCGGTCCGCCAGGAGATCGAATCGGCCTTCGACATCCATGCCGTCGACATCTACGGCCTGTCGGAGGTGATGGGTCCGGGCGTCGCCAACGAGTGCGTCGAGACCAAGGACGGCCTGCACATCTGGGAGGATCATTTCTATCCGGAAGTGATCAACCAGGAGACCGGGATGCCGGTCGCCGACGGCGAAGTCGGCGAACTGGTCTTCACCTCGCTCACCAAGGAAGCGCTGCCGATCATCCGCTACCGGACCCGCGACCTGACCCGGCTTCTGCCGGGCACCGCCCGCACCATGCGGCGGATGGAAAAGGTCACCGGGCGGTCCGACGACATGCTGATCATCCGCGGCGTCAACGTGTTCCCGACCCAGGTGGAAGAACAGCTTTTGCGCTGCAGCGGGCTTGCCCCCCACTACGTGATCGAAGTAACCCGTGAGGGTCGCATGGACGAGGTCACCGTTCATGTGGAAGCCCGCGAGGGCCTGGCCGACGAGGCAAGCCGTGCCGCCCAGGCGGCCGAGCTGAAGGCCCACATCAAGAACAACATCGGCGTATCGACGCGGATTGTGGTTGCCGACCCGGGTGGCGTGGAACGGTCCATGGGCAAGGCGCAGCGCGTCATCGACCGGCGGCCGAAAGGCTGA
- a CDS encoding TetR/AcrR family transcriptional regulator translates to MARPRAVDYDDKRKAILSAAAHAFAETGFDGASMSQIALACGVSKALLYHYYTNKEQLLFDVIEAHLEDLVAAVEAVPADLGPTERLVLLCTAILEAYRDADAEHKVQINNLSRLPADKQDRLKEMERRLVDVFAEAIAHANPDLRRDPRLLKPVTMSLFGMLNWHYLWFRPGGPISRQDYAALVARMIVTGTNSLDEVLSERG, encoded by the coding sequence ATGGCCCGCCCGCGCGCGGTCGATTACGACGACAAACGCAAGGCAATCCTTTCGGCGGCGGCCCACGCCTTCGCCGAGACCGGCTTCGACGGCGCGTCGATGAGCCAGATCGCGCTTGCCTGCGGCGTCTCCAAGGCCCTGCTCTACCACTACTACACCAACAAGGAGCAGCTCCTCTTCGACGTCATCGAGGCGCATCTGGAGGATCTGGTGGCCGCCGTCGAGGCGGTGCCCGCCGATCTCGGACCCACCGAGCGGCTGGTCCTCTTGTGCACGGCGATCCTGGAGGCCTACCGGGATGCCGACGCGGAGCACAAGGTGCAGATCAACAATCTGAGCCGGCTTCCCGCCGACAAGCAGGACCGATTGAAGGAGATGGAACGCCGGCTCGTCGACGTCTTCGCCGAAGCGATCGCCCATGCCAACCCGGACCTGCGCCGCGACCCCCGACTCCTCAAGCCGGTCACCATGTCCCTGTTCGGCATGCTCAACTGGCACTATCTCTGGTTCCGGCCGGGCGGTCCGATCAGCCGGCAGGACTATGCCGCCCTCGTCGCGCGCATGATCGTCACCGGCACCAACTCCCTGGACGAGGTCCTGTCCGAACGCGGTTGA
- a CDS encoding HAD-IA family hydrolase: MKLILFDCDGTLVDSQHIIVAAMERAFDAEGFPAPERTAILGIIGLSLPQAVGALVGAEHVGEVPRVVEAYKNSFRDLRADAAHHEPLFPGIEALLHDLHRADDLLLGIVTGKSRRGVDMVLKRFELEGRFATIQTADDAPSKPHPGMVEQALAETGAERQATVVIGDTSFDMQMAKSAGVTAIGVGWGYHPVEALVAAGCDHMCSNVDSLRAAIADTVGWTRSDG, from the coding sequence ATGAAACTCATCCTCTTCGATTGCGACGGAACCCTCGTCGACAGCCAGCACATCATCGTCGCCGCGATGGAGCGCGCATTCGACGCCGAAGGCTTCCCGGCCCCCGAGCGCACCGCGATCCTGGGCATCATCGGGCTCTCCCTGCCCCAGGCGGTCGGCGCCCTGGTCGGCGCCGAGCACGTCGGCGAGGTTCCACGCGTGGTGGAAGCCTACAAGAACTCCTTTCGCGACCTGCGCGCGGACGCCGCCCATCACGAGCCGCTCTTTCCCGGCATCGAGGCACTGCTGCACGATCTCCACCGCGCCGACGACCTCCTGCTCGGCATAGTCACCGGCAAGTCCCGCCGCGGCGTCGACATGGTCTTGAAGCGGTTCGAGCTCGAAGGCCGGTTCGCCACGATCCAGACCGCCGACGACGCCCCGTCCAAGCCGCATCCCGGGATGGTCGAACAGGCGCTCGCCGAAACCGGTGCGGAGCGGCAGGCGACCGTCGTCATCGGCGACACCAGCTTCGACATGCAGATGGCCAAGTCCGCCGGTGTCACGGCGATCGGGGTCGGCTGGGGCTATCATCCCGTCGAAGCGCTTGTGGCGGCGGGATGCGATCATATGTGCAGCAACGTGGATTCCCTTCGGGCCGCAATCGCCGACACGGTCGGCTGGACAAGGAGCGACGGATGA
- a CDS encoding ATP12 family chaperone protein, producing the protein MTSGNDFGAHSVFGAHEETDPVRRAQTMMRPELPKRFYDRAEASTADAGFSITLDGRPVRTPGGKLLTVADSRIAAAVAGEWDAQEDRIDPDRMPLTRLLNSALDGVDPAREAVADDIAGYAETDLLCYRASGPDGLVERQKEIWDPILGWAERELGARFILAEGVMPVAQAPEAIGAVKALLPRDEALPLTALHSMTTLTGSVLIALAVYRDRLSVDDAWTAAHVDEDWNIQLWGADAEAMRRRERREREMRAAAFVATTRR; encoded by the coding sequence ATGACGAGCGGCAACGATTTCGGCGCCCACAGCGTTTTCGGCGCCCACGAGGAGACCGACCCGGTCCGCCGGGCGCAGACCATGATGCGGCCGGAGCTTCCCAAGCGGTTCTACGACCGGGCGGAAGCCAGCACCGCGGACGCCGGCTTCTCCATCACCCTCGACGGCCGGCCGGTGCGCACCCCCGGCGGGAAGCTCCTGACCGTTGCCGATTCGCGGATCGCCGCGGCGGTCGCCGGCGAATGGGACGCCCAGGAGGACCGCATCGATCCCGACCGGATGCCCCTCACCCGGCTTCTGAACAGCGCCCTGGACGGCGTCGATCCGGCCCGCGAGGCGGTCGCCGACGACATCGCCGGCTACGCGGAAACCGATCTCCTGTGCTACCGCGCCTCCGGCCCCGACGGTCTGGTCGAGCGCCAGAAGGAGATCTGGGACCCGATCCTCGGCTGGGCGGAGCGCGAACTCGGCGCCCGGTTCATCCTGGCCGAGGGCGTCATGCCGGTGGCCCAGGCCCCGGAAGCGATCGGCGCCGTGAAGGCCCTGCTTCCGCGGGACGAGGCGCTGCCGCTCACCGCGCTGCACTCCATGACGACACTGACCGGCTCGGTCCTGATCGCGCTGGCCGTCTACCGGGACCGGCTCAGCGTCGACGATGCCTGGACGGCTGCCCACGTCGACGAGGACTGGAACATCCAGCTGTGGGGTGCCGATGCCGAGGCGATGCGCCGCCGCGAGCGCCGCGAGCGCGAAATGCGGGCCGCCGCCTTCGTCGCCACAACTCGGCGCTGA